The following is a genomic window from Candidatus Krumholzibacteriia bacterium.
GGAACTTCTTTTCGGGGACAATGAACTGACCGGGGCCTATGGCGTGAAGGGGATTCCCTACATCTGCGCGATTGACCCGGAAGGGGTCATTCGTTTCGAAGAGAGCGGCTACTCTCCCGAACTGGGGGACAAGTTGGCCATCTGGGCCGAGGAGCTTCTCCCATGAGCGACCGGCTCTGCCTGGTCACCGGTGCCTCTTCCGGCATCGGTTTCGAGACGGCCCGCGGCCTGGCTCGGGAGGGAGAAAGAGTGCTGATCCTGGGCCGGGATGAGGAGAGAACGGCCCAAGCCGCTACGAAGATCTATGAGGAGAGCCGGGCGGAAGTGATTCCCCTGGTCGCGGACCTTTCCAGTCAGAAGGAAATCAGTAGCCTGGCGGCGCAACTGCGCTTGAAGTATTCGAAGCTGGACCTGCTGGTGAACAATGCGGGCGCGGTCTTTCCGCAACGCAGGCTGAGCGGGGATGGAATCGAGATGACTTTTGCGCTGAACCATCTTTCCTATTTCCTGCTTACCCGGGAACTGGAGGGTCTCCTGAGAGCCGCCGCTCCGAGCCGCATCGTCAATGTGGCTTCGGCCATGCATGCGAGGGCGCGTTTTGATATCGAAGACCTGCAGTGCGAAAAGCTCTACCGGCCCTGGGATGCCTATGCGAGGAGCAAGTATGCGAACCTGCTTTATAATTTCGAACTGTCCCGGCGACTTGAGGGCAGCGGAGTCAGCACGAACGCGGCGCATCCCGGGCTGGTCAATTCCCGGATTGCAGTGAGCGGCGAACTGGGTTTCTGGGGACGGCTTTTCTTCCGCCTCTTCGGCAAGTCCGAACAGAATGGCGCGCGCTGCAGTCTCTACCTTTCCAGTTCGTCCGAAGTGGAGGGCAAGAGCGGAGGCTACTACTCCGACTGTCAGGAAACGGAATCCCATCCGGGAACCCGAAACCCTGAAACCGCTCTTCGGCTTTGGGAAATCAGCGAGGAACTCTGCAAGGAGGAATCATGATGGAGAAAACCGGTTACACCTTGTTGTCCATTGTCGGCATCATCTGGCTGGTTCTGGTCATCGTCGGCATGGTGGGGGCTTATCCCTGGGGGCTCATTGGGTTTATCGCCCTGATCGGCTTCGGCGTTCTCTTCGTGAGAGTTCTGGCCGATCGACTGGAAAACCGGGAAGATGATCACTATTCAAGGAACGTGGACAAGTAGGAGGGATCATGCTGCTCACCACACAGGATCGTTTTGAGGATCGGGAGATTGTGGAAACCCTTGGTCTTGTGCGAGGAAACACGATTCGGGCCAGGCATGTTGGCAAGGATATCATGGCCGGTCTTCGGAGTATTGTGGGCGGGGAGATCGGGGAGTACACGAAGATGTTGGCCGAGTCCCGCGAGCAGGCCTGCGATCGCATGGTTGCAGGAGCGGAGGCTCTTGGTGCCGATGCCGTGGTCGCCCTTCGTTTCACCACGGCAACGGTCATGCAGAACACGGCGGAATTGCTGGCCTACGGCACGGCAGTTCGCCTGAAGGAGTAGTCAATGCGAGAGATCCGTTTTCTCCGAATCCTGCTGACAGCACTTGCCGTGACGGTCATCAGCATCGGAATCGTCACTCTTGTGATCACCGGCTATGGGATGAAACTCGCCGTGGAATCCGGGGGGACGCCGGACCAGGCGATGATCGAGACTTTCGTCGCAAAGCACGCTTCCTGGATGGGCTCGGTGT
Proteins encoded in this region:
- a CDS encoding SDR family oxidoreductase, whose amino-acid sequence is MSDRLCLVTGASSGIGFETARGLAREGERVLILGRDEERTAQAATKIYEESRAEVIPLVADLSSQKEISSLAAQLRLKYSKLDLLVNNAGAVFPQRRLSGDGIEMTFALNHLSYFLLTRELEGLLRAAAPSRIVNVASAMHARARFDIEDLQCEKLYRPWDAYARSKYANLLYNFELSRRLEGSGVSTNAAHPGLVNSRIAVSGELGFWGRLFFRLFGKSEQNGARCSLYLSSSSEVEGKSGGYYSDCQETESHPGTRNPETALRLWEISEELCKEES
- a CDS encoding YbjQ family protein encodes the protein MLLTTQDRFEDREIVETLGLVRGNTIRARHVGKDIMAGLRSIVGGEIGEYTKMLAESREQACDRMVAGAEALGADAVVALRFTTATVMQNTAELLAYGTAVRLKE